Proteins from a single region of Eriocheir sinensis breed Jianghai 21 unplaced genomic scaffold, ASM2467909v1 Scaffold113, whole genome shotgun sequence:
- the LOC126989323 gene encoding uncharacterized protein LOC126989323 isoform X2, with the protein MILSKDLQEILEGVHYFLAEALQKESLSGRAECLRRGLILQLEGLAGVYPTLRIQPGEPGGGGGLGGAKGPGSATSLPYLAMNQSGNTTTSTPSLLITPTTTTTTNPYSTTSSSSGVNSSGNSSRGSSGDGFVGGRPLGGGTSTPTTTTTTLDSGGGDDMEMYEAFDEFTEDEIVESSSRPGGGGGGGGKEEEEKEEDGVYTETEEVVSFSSLIASCERHGPLGKKTKGLLRNVKTYQCVATGGCLYLFIKDSDDRQRKTIDLTGYTARPATGEEIKDTRKRDAAFEMVCPGKKTHTFIARTAKDKNEWLTALDRTIRSGRSRPSIVPPPAPGPAPPSHQFRPQKPTHQPPQPSEEYKYYHDVAEEIQEEVEPEDTPCSKGPPPRPPPPNLPTQPSREEEGEDSDDGIYCEIDEDTLEEARQNYSRGFMGAEGGSGGSAGSVGSGSKLKLPLPQPPSHSTSPSTPPTPTPTHMGKLTEEVFSRLSNFAAQPQPPNAPGTPPRLPPKGVPAPESDDSEYKVPMGANMEYQVPTSHPVQFDQSKGGKGTGGGLSGQKTDKITARLAMRAAGEEGDDTEAENGCDSSDVKKGGIGVISSPLLPPPPKAEVLPIKTSLERKPPVKDEKKAVSSFLGRGDKAGGNGGDSCPAPHLRSGPSASVKDMIARLNQNRTQQPPPTSPASSPTPSPTPPATKIPALPKQHLIEKPATPPRPPYLRGDSPQPPKKEEEVQEKEEQEEEELYAELEDVSPGGGGGGGGEEETEGEWYVAKFAFVATLPQAMSFGRGDELLVYDRSGDSGWWRAKLRGKNGLIPREYVRKKD; encoded by the exons gCGTGCACTACTTCCTGGCCGAGGCGCTGCAGAAGGAGTCACTCTCAGGGCGAGCAGAGTGCCTTCGCCGGGGCCTGATACTGCAGTTGGAGGGCCTGGCAGGAGTGTACCCAACCCTTCGCATTCAACCCGGGGAGCCTGGAGGGGGCGGTGGTCTGGGGGGCGCTAAGGGACCGGGATCTGCCACCTCTCTACCGTACCTGGCTATGAATCAAAGTG gcaacaccaccacctccaccccctccctgctcatcacccccaccaccaccaccaccaccaacccctacagcaccaccagcagcagcagcggagTCAACAGCAGTGGAAACAGCAGTAGGGGAAGCAGTGGGGATGGCTTCGTAGGGGGGCGCCCACTAGGGGGGggcacctccacccccaccaccaccaccaccaccctggacagtggtggtggtgatgatatggaAATGTATGAGGCTTTTGATGAGTTCACG gaggacGAGATCGTGGAGAGCAGCAgcagaccaggaggaggaggaggaggaggagggaaggaggaggaggagaaggaagaggatggggtcTACACAGAAACGGAGGAGGTtgtgtctttctcctctctcattg CCTCCTGTGAGCGCCACGGCCCCCTGGGTAAGAAGACCAAGGGGTTACTACGCAATGTGAAGACGTACCAGTGTGTGGCCACCGGGGGCTGCCTGTACCTCTTCATCAAGGACTCCGACGACAGGCAAAGGAAG acCATAGACCTGACTGGCTACACTGCGCGTCCTGCTACCGGGGAGGAGATTAAGGACACAAGGAAGAGGGATGCTGCTTTCGAGATGGTCTGTCCGGGGAAGAAGACTCATAcg TTCATCGCACGGACCGCCAAGGACAAGAATGAGTGGCTGACGGCTCTTGATCGCACTATTCGAAGTGGACGATCACGCCCCTCCATTGTGCCACCCCCCGCCCCTGGCCCCGCTCCCCCCTCGCACCAGTTCAGGCCCCAGAAACCCACCCACCAGCCCCCCCAGCCCTCGGAGGAGTATAAATATTACCATGATGTGGCGGAGGAGATacaggaggag GTGGAGCCCGAGGACACCCCATGCAGCAAAGGcccccctccacgccccccaccccccaacctcCCCACCCAACCAtcccgggaggaggagggggaggactcAGACGATGGAATTTACTGCGAGATCGATGAAGATACTTTAGAGGAAGCCCGACAAAATTACAGCAGGGGGTTCATGGGGGCGGAAGGGGGGTCAGGTGGGTCAGCGGGGTCAGTGGGGTCAGGGTCAAAGTTGAAACTACCCCTTCCGCAACCCCCCTCGCACAGCacatccccctccaccccccccacgcCCACTCCGACACATATGGGAAAACTAACCGAGGAAGTTTTCAGTCGGTTATCGAACTTCGCCGCTCAGCCCCAGCCCCCCAATGCCCCCGGGACCCCCCCACGGCTTCCCCCCAAGGGTGTGCCAGCCCCCGAGAGCGACGACTCAGAGTATAAAGTCCCCATGGGTGCAAATATGGAGTACCAGGTTCCGACGTCGCACCCGGTTCAATTTGACCAGTCCAAGGGCGGGAAGGGTACTGGGGGTGGGCTTAGCGGGCAGAAGACTGATAAGATAACCGCTCGGCTGGCCATGAGAGCTGCgggtgaagagggagatgatACGGAAGCTGAAAACGGGTGTGATTCTAGTGATGTGAAGAAAGGGGGTATTGGGGTCATCTCAAGTCCGCTGTTGCCGCCCCCCCCCAAGGCCGAGGTTCTTCCGATTAAAACATCACTTGAGAGAAAGCCCCCAGTTAAGGATGAGAAGAAGGCGGTGTCGTCCTTTTTGGGGCGAGGCGACAAGGCGGGGGGCAATGGGGGTGACAGCTGCCCCGCCCCGCATCTCCGGTCCGGCCCCTCCGCCTCCGTCAAGGACATGATCGCACGACTCAACCAGAATCGCACCCAGcagcccccccccacctcccctgcctcttcccccaccccctcccccacccccccagccaCCAAGATCCCGGCCCTCCCCAAGCAACACCTCATTGAGAAGCCTGccacgcccccccgccccccctaccTCCGTGGTgactccccccaaccccccaagaaggaagaggaggtgcaggagaaggaggagcaggaggaggaagagctgtaTGCAGAGCTGGAGGATGtgtcaccaggaggaggaggaggaggaggaggagaagaagagacggaag GTGAGTGGTATGTGGCTAAGTTCGCCTTCGTAGCCACACTCCCCCAGGCGATGAGCTTTGGCCGGGGCGACGAACTGCTGGTGTACGACAGATCGGGTGACTCTGGGTGGTGGCGGGCCAAGCTGAGGGGGAAGAACGGACTCATCCCCCGCGAGTACGTCAGGAAGAAGgattga
- the LOC126989323 gene encoding proline-rich protein 12-like isoform X1, producing the protein MILSKDLQEILEGVHYFLAEALQKESLSGRAECLRRGLILQLEGLAGVYPTLRIQPGEPGGGGGLGGAKGPGSATSLPYLAMNQSGNTTTSTPSLLITPTTTTTTNPYSTTSSSSGVNSSGNSSRGSSGDGFVGGRPLGGGTSTPTTTTTTLDSGGGDDMEMYEAFDEFTEDEIVESSSRPGGGGGGGGKEEEEKEEDGVYTETEEVVSFSSLIASCERHGPLGKKTKGLLRNVKTYQCVATGGCLYLFIKDSDDRQRKTIDLTGYTARPATGEEIKDTRKRDAAFEMVCPGKKTHTFIARTAKDKNEWLTALDRTIRSGRSRPSIVPPPAPGPAPPSHQFRPQKPTHQPPQPSEEYKYYHDVAEEIQEEVYEEIAGDLVEEGGGGGESLLSPSRPSLPTSRPPAPPPHHPQASSSTSSLLDYDPVEPEDTPCSKGPPPRPPPPNLPTQPSREEEGEDSDDGIYCEIDEDTLEEARQNYSRGFMGAEGGSGGSAGSVGSGSKLKLPLPQPPSHSTSPSTPPTPTPTHMGKLTEEVFSRLSNFAAQPQPPNAPGTPPRLPPKGVPAPESDDSEYKVPMGANMEYQVPTSHPVQFDQSKGGKGTGGGLSGQKTDKITARLAMRAAGEEGDDTEAENGCDSSDVKKGGIGVISSPLLPPPPKAEVLPIKTSLERKPPVKDEKKAVSSFLGRGDKAGGNGGDSCPAPHLRSGPSASVKDMIARLNQNRTQQPPPTSPASSPTPSPTPPATKIPALPKQHLIEKPATPPRPPYLRGDSPQPPKKEEEVQEKEEQEEEELYAELEDVSPGGGGGGGGEEETEGEWYVAKFAFVATLPQAMSFGRGDELLVYDRSGDSGWWRAKLRGKNGLIPREYVRKKD; encoded by the exons gCGTGCACTACTTCCTGGCCGAGGCGCTGCAGAAGGAGTCACTCTCAGGGCGAGCAGAGTGCCTTCGCCGGGGCCTGATACTGCAGTTGGAGGGCCTGGCAGGAGTGTACCCAACCCTTCGCATTCAACCCGGGGAGCCTGGAGGGGGCGGTGGTCTGGGGGGCGCTAAGGGACCGGGATCTGCCACCTCTCTACCGTACCTGGCTATGAATCAAAGTG gcaacaccaccacctccaccccctccctgctcatcacccccaccaccaccaccaccaccaacccctacagcaccaccagcagcagcagcggagTCAACAGCAGTGGAAACAGCAGTAGGGGAAGCAGTGGGGATGGCTTCGTAGGGGGGCGCCCACTAGGGGGGggcacctccacccccaccaccaccaccaccaccctggacagtggtggtggtgatgatatggaAATGTATGAGGCTTTTGATGAGTTCACG gaggacGAGATCGTGGAGAGCAGCAgcagaccaggaggaggaggaggaggaggagggaaggaggaggaggagaaggaagaggatggggtcTACACAGAAACGGAGGAGGTtgtgtctttctcctctctcattg CCTCCTGTGAGCGCCACGGCCCCCTGGGTAAGAAGACCAAGGGGTTACTACGCAATGTGAAGACGTACCAGTGTGTGGCCACCGGGGGCTGCCTGTACCTCTTCATCAAGGACTCCGACGACAGGCAAAGGAAG acCATAGACCTGACTGGCTACACTGCGCGTCCTGCTACCGGGGAGGAGATTAAGGACACAAGGAAGAGGGATGCTGCTTTCGAGATGGTCTGTCCGGGGAAGAAGACTCATAcg TTCATCGCACGGACCGCCAAGGACAAGAATGAGTGGCTGACGGCTCTTGATCGCACTATTCGAAGTGGACGATCACGCCCCTCCATTGTGCCACCCCCCGCCCCTGGCCCCGCTCCCCCCTCGCACCAGTTCAGGCCCCAGAAACCCACCCACCAGCCCCCCCAGCCCTCGGAGGAGTATAAATATTACCATGATGTGGCGGAGGAGATacaggaggag GTGTATGAGGAGATTGCAGGAGACTtagtagaggaaggagggggagggggggaatctctcctctccccctcccgccccaGCCTCCCCACCTCCAGGCCTCCAgcacccccccctcaccacccccaggcctcctcctccacctcctccttgcttGATTATGACccg GTGGAGCCCGAGGACACCCCATGCAGCAAAGGcccccctccacgccccccaccccccaacctcCCCACCCAACCAtcccgggaggaggagggggaggactcAGACGATGGAATTTACTGCGAGATCGATGAAGATACTTTAGAGGAAGCCCGACAAAATTACAGCAGGGGGTTCATGGGGGCGGAAGGGGGGTCAGGTGGGTCAGCGGGGTCAGTGGGGTCAGGGTCAAAGTTGAAACTACCCCTTCCGCAACCCCCCTCGCACAGCacatccccctccaccccccccacgcCCACTCCGACACATATGGGAAAACTAACCGAGGAAGTTTTCAGTCGGTTATCGAACTTCGCCGCTCAGCCCCAGCCCCCCAATGCCCCCGGGACCCCCCCACGGCTTCCCCCCAAGGGTGTGCCAGCCCCCGAGAGCGACGACTCAGAGTATAAAGTCCCCATGGGTGCAAATATGGAGTACCAGGTTCCGACGTCGCACCCGGTTCAATTTGACCAGTCCAAGGGCGGGAAGGGTACTGGGGGTGGGCTTAGCGGGCAGAAGACTGATAAGATAACCGCTCGGCTGGCCATGAGAGCTGCgggtgaagagggagatgatACGGAAGCTGAAAACGGGTGTGATTCTAGTGATGTGAAGAAAGGGGGTATTGGGGTCATCTCAAGTCCGCTGTTGCCGCCCCCCCCCAAGGCCGAGGTTCTTCCGATTAAAACATCACTTGAGAGAAAGCCCCCAGTTAAGGATGAGAAGAAGGCGGTGTCGTCCTTTTTGGGGCGAGGCGACAAGGCGGGGGGCAATGGGGGTGACAGCTGCCCCGCCCCGCATCTCCGGTCCGGCCCCTCCGCCTCCGTCAAGGACATGATCGCACGACTCAACCAGAATCGCACCCAGcagcccccccccacctcccctgcctcttcccccaccccctcccccacccccccagccaCCAAGATCCCGGCCCTCCCCAAGCAACACCTCATTGAGAAGCCTGccacgcccccccgccccccctaccTCCGTGGTgactccccccaaccccccaagaaggaagaggaggtgcaggagaaggaggagcaggaggaggaagagctgtaTGCAGAGCTGGAGGATGtgtcaccaggaggaggaggaggaggaggaggagaagaagagacggaag GTGAGTGGTATGTGGCTAAGTTCGCCTTCGTAGCCACACTCCCCCAGGCGATGAGCTTTGGCCGGGGCGACGAACTGCTGGTGTACGACAGATCGGGTGACTCTGGGTGGTGGCGGGCCAAGCTGAGGGGGAAGAACGGACTCATCCCCCGCGAGTACGTCAGGAAGAAGgattga